One Nocardioides aromaticivorans genomic window carries:
- a CDS encoding toxic anion resistance protein, producing MTTDGSQAPAPEPSPLAPPEPALTLTAPEPAAPVVETQAPKMAPQVEAAMVPELDAKVDNFLTSLTSTKAGSPEFAAQAENVRTMGDADIRKAAETSNRMLDKPVSALKAGGLSEGSTVGKTLLDLRRTVEDLDPGQATGAKKWWNKLPFNDKIEDYFRKYQSSQTQLNGILHSLRSGQDELTKDNVALNLEKTNLWSVMGRLNQYIYVAEKLDAKLSAKIAELELSDPETAKTLSQDVLFYVRQKHQDLLTQLAVSIQAYLAIDIIIKNNIELIKGVDRATTTTISALRTAVIVAQALSNQKLVLDQITALNTTTSAMIQRTSEMLKDNSARIQEQAASSTIGIEQLQAAFANIYATMDSIDEFKLKALDNMSTTIGVLENEVQKSKAYLDRVQQHDARNAAGTLDIG from the coding sequence ATGACCACCGATGGTTCCCAGGCACCCGCTCCCGAGCCCAGCCCGCTCGCACCCCCCGAGCCTGCCCTCACACTCACCGCGCCCGAGCCGGCCGCGCCCGTCGTCGAGACCCAGGCGCCGAAGATGGCGCCGCAGGTCGAGGCGGCGATGGTGCCCGAGCTCGACGCGAAGGTCGACAACTTCCTCACCTCGCTGACCTCGACGAAGGCCGGCAGCCCGGAGTTCGCGGCGCAGGCGGAGAACGTCCGCACCATGGGCGACGCCGACATCCGCAAGGCCGCCGAGACGTCCAACCGGATGCTCGACAAGCCGGTCAGCGCGCTCAAGGCGGGCGGTCTGTCCGAGGGCTCCACCGTCGGCAAGACGCTGCTCGACCTCCGTCGTACGGTCGAGGACCTCGACCCGGGCCAGGCCACCGGCGCGAAGAAGTGGTGGAACAAGCTGCCCTTCAACGACAAGATCGAGGACTACTTCCGCAAGTACCAGTCCTCGCAGACCCAGCTCAACGGCATCCTGCACTCGCTGCGCAGCGGCCAGGACGAGCTGACCAAGGACAACGTGGCGCTCAACCTCGAGAAGACCAACCTCTGGTCGGTCATGGGACGCCTCAACCAGTACATCTACGTCGCCGAGAAGCTCGATGCCAAGCTGTCCGCGAAGATCGCCGAGCTCGAGCTCAGCGACCCGGAGACGGCCAAGACGCTCTCGCAGGACGTGCTGTTCTACGTCCGCCAGAAGCACCAGGACCTGCTCACCCAGCTCGCGGTGTCGATCCAGGCCTACCTGGCGATCGACATCATCATCAAGAACAACATCGAGCTCATCAAGGGTGTCGACCGGGCCACCACGACCACGATCTCCGCCCTGCGGACCGCGGTCATCGTCGCCCAAGCACTGAGCAACCAGAAGCTGGTCCTCGACCAGATCACGGCGCTCAACACGACGACCTCGGCGATGATCCAGCGCACCTCCGAGATGCTCAAGGACAACTCCGCGCGCATCCAGGAGCAGGCGGCGTCGTCGACGATCGGCATCGAGCAGCTCCAGGCCGCCTTCGCCAACATCTACGCCACGATGGACTCGATCGACGAGTTCAAGCTCAAGGCGCTCGACAACATGTCGACCACCATCGGCGTCCTCGAGAACGAGGTCCAGAAGTCCAAGGCGTACCTCGACCGGGTCCAGCAGCACGACGCGCGCAATGCCGCCGGCACGCTGGACATCGGCTGA
- a CDS encoding zinc-ribbon domain-containing protein has translation MTCPSCGTAVTEGARFCEACGAQLGTTVAAPAAPMTAPGGDADHPLGDAPISAPTRKPASALPDPPAPAGRRPCTECGGEVGPDLYCLECGTKAPSERDHFEEQPAPWVAGVCDKAIGKSRNEDAMALLAGQAPGSRAVLVVMDGVSNSIDSDVASLAGARAAREVLRVPLPAGMGTPQGRDAAVAKVFANAAAAANTAIIAVTDPDSTNPASATFTTAVLEGARISWANIGDSRTYWIPDAGTPVQLSVDDSVAQAQIASGVPREVAENGPQAHAITKWLGRDSEDFVPTVGSLEVTEPGWLLACSDGLWNYASTPEAIAEQVHAVGSTEPLTIATALVAFANGAGGHDNITAALARVDPGQTALGQNGQTPTPGGEPSDG, from the coding sequence GTGACCTGTCCCTCCTGCGGCACGGCCGTCACCGAGGGTGCCCGCTTCTGCGAGGCCTGCGGCGCCCAGCTCGGTACGACGGTCGCGGCTCCCGCCGCGCCGATGACTGCGCCCGGGGGCGACGCCGACCACCCCCTCGGCGACGCGCCGATCAGCGCGCCCACCCGCAAGCCCGCCTCGGCGCTGCCGGACCCGCCCGCTCCCGCGGGCCGTCGGCCCTGCACGGAGTGCGGGGGAGAGGTCGGTCCCGACCTCTACTGCCTGGAGTGCGGGACGAAGGCCCCCAGCGAGCGCGACCACTTCGAGGAGCAGCCCGCCCCGTGGGTGGCCGGCGTGTGCGACAAGGCGATCGGCAAGAGCCGCAACGAGGACGCCATGGCGCTCCTCGCCGGCCAGGCGCCCGGCTCACGGGCCGTGCTGGTCGTGATGGACGGGGTCTCCAACTCGATCGACTCCGACGTCGCCTCGCTCGCCGGCGCCCGGGCGGCGCGCGAGGTGCTGCGCGTCCCGCTCCCCGCCGGCATGGGGACGCCGCAGGGCCGCGACGCCGCCGTCGCCAAGGTGTTCGCCAACGCCGCGGCCGCGGCCAACACCGCGATCATCGCCGTCACCGACCCCGACTCGACCAACCCCGCCTCGGCCACCTTCACCACGGCCGTGCTGGAGGGCGCCCGGATCAGCTGGGCCAACATCGGTGACTCGCGGACCTACTGGATCCCCGACGCCGGCACCCCGGTGCAGCTCTCGGTCGACGACTCCGTCGCACAGGCGCAGATCGCCTCCGGCGTACCGCGGGAGGTCGCGGAGAACGGCCCGCAGGCCCACGCGATCACCAAGTGGCTGGGCCGTGACTCGGAGGACTTCGTGCCGACCGTCGGCAGCCTGGAGGTCACCGAGCCGGGTTGGCTCCTGGCCTGCTCCGACGGCCTGTGGAACTACGCCTCGACCCCCGAGGCGATCGCCGAGCAGGTCCACGCCGTCGGCTCCACCGAGCCGCTCACGATCGCCACCGCACTCGTCGCCTTCGCCAACGGCGCGGGCGGGCACGACAACATCACCGCAGCGCTGGCCCGCGTCGATCCCGGGCAGACCGCCCTCGGGCAGAATGGCCAGACGCCGACCCCAGGAGGAGAGCCGAGCGATGGCTGA
- a CDS encoding AAA family ATPase — MTAPVGSLADALDALAAVARAAGADEAAARAEGEAVAATVSERSRGAFVDWCIQTGRDRSAEEHMLAAKRGNRFRAGPTPLMAQLLLEKSPHSADYAGALADAALAGSRLGEPGPDAVGAATTVTTAQLGGGSAGLTPPVGGPGAFQLPERQPVPGVGDEVLEQVRRVGEQVRRQLGALNDAAPLLPADPVTGPAPAVPSAGGPADGVQTQAAEPEKPAEEPAKPEEPTKTVEELLAELDALIGLANVKGEIHRQAAVLRVEGLRKKAGLDTPTITRHLVFNGNPGTGKTTVARLVAGIYRALGLLSKGQLVEVDRSELVAGYLGQTAAKTAEVVASAEGGVLFIDEAYSLSGDQYGKEAIDTLVKEMEDKRDDLVVIVAGYPLPMAVFISENPGLESRFRTTIDFANYTDDELVGIFSSMVSGADYDASDAVVTRLKEILAETPRGPSFGNARFVRNLMEAAIGRHAWRLRDIAEPTLEQLRTLEPEDLVVDPNDTAPDAADAPAAEGEVVPPADAPPAEPVEPFVPEPQPEPEPQREPQPEPQPVPEPELEASPLSGAEATLIVKPSAAPPPPPPPPPAPPAQEAAGPFGTETTLPQHPRRPDRPAAPEEQS; from the coding sequence GTGACGGCGCCGGTCGGCAGCCTCGCCGACGCGCTCGACGCGCTCGCGGCCGTCGCCCGTGCCGCTGGTGCGGACGAGGCAGCCGCCCGGGCGGAGGGCGAGGCCGTCGCGGCCACGGTCTCGGAGCGCTCGCGCGGCGCGTTCGTCGACTGGTGCATCCAGACCGGGCGGGATCGGTCGGCGGAGGAGCACATGCTCGCCGCCAAGCGCGGCAACCGCTTCCGGGCCGGGCCGACGCCGCTGATGGCCCAGCTGCTGCTGGAGAAGTCCCCCCACTCCGCCGACTACGCCGGCGCGCTCGCCGACGCCGCCCTCGCCGGCTCCCGGCTCGGCGAGCCCGGGCCCGACGCCGTCGGCGCGGCGACCACCGTGACCACCGCCCAGCTGGGTGGTGGCAGCGCCGGACTGACCCCGCCCGTCGGCGGTCCGGGCGCCTTCCAGCTGCCCGAGCGGCAGCCGGTCCCGGGCGTTGGCGACGAGGTGCTGGAGCAGGTCCGCCGCGTCGGTGAGCAGGTACGACGCCAGCTCGGCGCGCTCAACGACGCCGCGCCGCTCCTCCCCGCCGACCCGGTGACCGGTCCTGCGCCGGCGGTTCCGTCCGCGGGCGGCCCCGCTGACGGCGTACAGACGCAGGCGGCGGAGCCGGAGAAGCCGGCCGAGGAGCCCGCGAAGCCGGAGGAGCCGACCAAGACGGTCGAGGAGCTCCTCGCGGAGCTCGACGCCCTCATCGGTCTCGCCAACGTCAAGGGCGAGATCCACCGGCAGGCCGCGGTGCTGCGGGTCGAGGGGCTGCGCAAGAAGGCCGGCCTGGACACCCCGACGATCACCCGCCACCTGGTCTTCAACGGCAACCCGGGCACCGGCAAGACGACGGTCGCCCGGCTCGTCGCAGGGATCTACCGCGCCCTCGGGCTGCTCTCGAAGGGCCAGCTGGTCGAGGTCGACCGCTCCGAGCTCGTCGCGGGCTATCTCGGCCAGACGGCCGCGAAGACCGCCGAGGTCGTGGCGTCGGCCGAGGGCGGCGTGCTGTTCATCGACGAGGCGTACTCGCTCTCCGGCGACCAGTACGGCAAGGAGGCGATCGACACCCTCGTGAAGGAGATGGAGGACAAGCGCGACGACCTCGTGGTCATCGTCGCCGGCTACCCGCTCCCCATGGCGGTCTTCATCTCCGAGAACCCCGGCCTCGAGAGCCGCTTCCGCACCACCATCGACTTCGCCAACTACACCGACGACGAGCTGGTCGGCATCTTCAGCTCGATGGTCTCCGGCGCCGACTACGACGCGAGCGACGCGGTCGTCACGCGGCTGAAGGAGATCCTCGCCGAGACCCCGCGGGGTCCGTCCTTCGGCAACGCGCGCTTCGTGCGCAACCTGATGGAGGCCGCGATCGGCCGCCACGCCTGGCGCCTGCGCGACATCGCCGAGCCGACGCTGGAGCAGCTGCGCACCCTCGAGCCCGAGGACCTGGTCGTCGACCCCAACGACACCGCGCCGGATGCGGCCGATGCGCCGGCAGCCGAGGGCGAGGTCGTGCCGCCGGCCGACGCGCCGCCGGCCGAGCCGGTGGAGCCGTTCGTCCCCGAGCCCCAGCCCGAGCCGGAGCCTCAGCGCGAGCCTCAGCCCGAACCCCAGCCCGTTCCGGAGCCGGAGCTGGAGGCGTCGCCGCTCAGCGGCGCGGAGGCGACCCTGATCGTCAAGCCGTCCGCGGCCCCGCCGCCCCCGCCACCCCCGCCGCCGGCACCTCCGGCGCAGGAGGCGGCCGGTCCGTTCGGCACCGAGACCACCCTGCCCCAGCACCCCCGCCGGCCCGACCGGCCCGCCGCCCCCGAGGAGCAGTCGTGA
- a CDS encoding serine/threonine-protein kinase codes for MSCTQPGCTGSIVDGYCDVCGMAGDSAAAAPAAPAAPAATAASALPGPAGVTATGTLKASRGANGDPCPQPGCTGKILDGYCDVCGSPALPGARVAEAAAIAESQPLSGREGTSATAASRVQSAAIGSKRAGTTGSYATRRTRTGSQRMRSARLGAGLTVVPPAPPVDAAKAIMADPQVPEDKRSCSKCGNPVGRSINGQPGRSEGFCPNCGQQFSFTPKLQQGDLVAGQYEVAGALAHGGLGWIYLARDRNVSNRWVVLKGLLNSGDPDALAAAIAEQQFLAQVEHPLIVEIYNFVTHEGAGYIVMEYVGGKSLKQILKQRMAANNGAYDPLPVDQALAYILELLPAFQYLHDLGLVYCDFKPDNMIQVGDAMKLIDLGGVRRIDDEESAIYGTVGYQAPEVAEIGPSVASDIYTIGRTLVVLTMEFRGYQGTYLHSLPPVDSTPLFQENDSLYQLVAKCCAPDPADRFASVDEMRSQVLGVLREVVARKRQGTATTSAASVLFESPATSRPITEWSQLPKLREDTTDPQHSWLSSISADDPKKRLADLQQAPEDSAEVWLARARAALELSDAKGAQAHAQALLAADPWEWRALWIEGLAAVQAQDWETAKASFNAVYQQVPGELAPKLALAFACERGGLPEVAEGLYQVCVATDAAYVPPAAFGMARVRADRKDTPGAVAALDLVPNTSRGYTEARQQRAEVLLSGGAHDLAVLDQAMRTIESSSIDGRTRQRYTVRILTEALPVVSGNGQVPEGARIGSVAATEVGVRDGLENALRSLARDAIDVKERVELVNQANAVRNWSLT; via the coding sequence ATGAGCTGCACCCAGCCCGGCTGCACGGGCAGCATCGTCGACGGCTACTGCGACGTCTGCGGCATGGCCGGCGACAGCGCCGCCGCAGCCCCCGCAGCCCCCGCAGCCCCTGCCGCGACGGCGGCGTCCGCACTGCCCGGCCCCGCCGGCGTGACGGCCACGGGCACGCTCAAGGCCTCCCGCGGCGCCAACGGCGACCCCTGCCCGCAGCCCGGGTGCACCGGCAAGATCCTCGACGGCTACTGCGACGTGTGCGGCTCGCCCGCCCTGCCCGGCGCACGCGTCGCCGAGGCCGCGGCCATCGCGGAGTCGCAGCCGCTCTCGGGCCGCGAGGGGACGTCCGCCACGGCCGCCAGCCGCGTGCAGTCGGCGGCGATCGGCTCCAAGCGCGCCGGTACGACGGGCAGCTACGCCACGCGGCGCACCCGCACCGGCTCGCAGCGGATGCGCTCGGCCCGGCTCGGCGCCGGCCTGACCGTCGTACCTCCCGCACCGCCGGTGGACGCCGCCAAGGCGATCATGGCCGACCCGCAGGTGCCCGAGGACAAGCGCAGCTGCTCCAAGTGCGGCAACCCGGTGGGACGCAGCATCAACGGGCAGCCCGGTCGCAGCGAGGGCTTCTGCCCCAACTGCGGCCAGCAGTTCTCGTTCACCCCGAAGCTGCAGCAGGGCGACCTCGTCGCGGGGCAGTACGAGGTCGCGGGCGCGCTCGCGCACGGTGGCCTCGGCTGGATCTACCTCGCCCGCGACCGCAACGTGTCCAACCGCTGGGTCGTGCTCAAGGGCCTGCTGAACTCCGGCGACCCGGACGCGCTGGCGGCGGCGATCGCCGAGCAGCAGTTCCTCGCCCAGGTCGAGCACCCGCTCATCGTCGAGATCTACAACTTCGTGACGCACGAGGGTGCGGGCTACATCGTCATGGAGTACGTCGGCGGCAAGTCCCTCAAGCAGATCCTCAAGCAGCGGATGGCCGCCAACAACGGCGCCTACGACCCGCTGCCGGTCGACCAGGCGCTGGCCTACATCCTCGAGCTGCTGCCGGCGTTCCAGTACCTCCACGACCTCGGCCTCGTCTACTGCGACTTCAAGCCCGACAACATGATCCAGGTCGGCGACGCGATGAAGCTGATCGACCTCGGCGGCGTCCGCCGGATCGACGACGAGGAGTCGGCGATCTACGGCACGGTCGGCTACCAGGCGCCGGAGGTCGCGGAGATCGGGCCGTCGGTCGCCTCGGACATCTACACGATCGGGCGCACGCTCGTCGTGCTGACGATGGAGTTCCGCGGCTACCAGGGCACCTACCTGCACAGCCTGCCGCCGGTCGACTCCACGCCGCTGTTCCAGGAGAACGACTCGCTCTACCAGCTGGTCGCGAAGTGCTGCGCCCCTGACCCGGCCGACCGGTTCGCCTCCGTCGACGAGATGCGCTCCCAGGTGCTCGGCGTGCTGCGCGAGGTCGTGGCCCGCAAGCGGCAGGGGACCGCGACCACGTCGGCGGCCTCCGTGCTCTTCGAGTCGCCGGCGACCTCGCGACCGATCACCGAGTGGAGCCAGCTGCCGAAGCTGCGCGAGGACACCACCGACCCACAGCACAGCTGGCTGTCGTCGATCAGCGCCGACGACCCGAAGAAGCGGCTCGCCGACCTGCAGCAGGCACCGGAGGACAGCGCCGAGGTGTGGCTGGCCCGCGCCCGCGCCGCCCTCGAGCTGTCCGACGCGAAGGGCGCGCAGGCGCACGCGCAGGCGCTCCTCGCGGCCGACCCCTGGGAGTGGCGCGCGCTGTGGATCGAGGGCCTGGCCGCCGTACAGGCGCAGGACTGGGAGACGGCGAAGGCGTCCTTCAACGCGGTCTACCAGCAGGTCCCCGGCGAGCTCGCGCCCAAGCTGGCGCTGGCCTTCGCCTGCGAGCGCGGCGGCCTGCCGGAGGTGGCCGAGGGGCTCTACCAGGTGTGCGTCGCCACGGACGCGGCGTACGTCCCGCCGGCGGCCTTCGGCATGGCCCGCGTGCGGGCCGACCGCAAGGACACCCCGGGTGCCGTGGCCGCGCTCGACCTCGTCCCGAACACCAGCCGCGGCTACACCGAGGCCCGCCAGCAGCGGGCGGAGGTGCTGCTCTCCGGCGGTGCGCACGACCTCGCCGTGCTCGACCAGGCGATGCGGACCATCGAGTCCTCGAGCATCGACGGCAGGACCCGCCAGCGCTACACGGTGCGGATCCTCACCGAGGCGCTGCCGGTCGTCTCCGGCAACGGGCAGGTGCCCGAGGGCGCCCGGATCGGCTCCGTCGCCGCGACCGAGGTGGGGGTGCGCGACGGCCTCGAGAACGCCCTGCGCTCGCTGGCGCGCGACGCCATCGACGTGAAGGAGCGGGTCGAGCTGGTCAACCAGGCCAACGCCGTGCGGAACTGGAGCCTGACGTGA
- a CDS encoding glutamate ABC transporter substrate-binding protein gives MIRATTPRVLATTLTAALLLLGACGYDETVVPPPKAAGSTPAAGTKPVECDNPTQSYAPSTDRGAARAQLLNEDRLVVGVSADTFQMGWANPFKDSEIQGFDIDVAQAIADALGVDLQLRVISAAERPTLLGATIDGETHEQEIDLVARNYTMNCTRWSQIGFSAVYYNATQKVLVREDDVAAFEKKGVKSLSGKKVCAPAGSTSIDNIKKIQPDVVTVAAANHTGCLVKFQQGEVDAITGDDTVLAGLAAQDPYAEVPEQKKLTDEPYGIGANQDDVALIRFVNSVLEERRSNGDWQASYDEWLEPYLGDATPPTPQYGR, from the coding sequence GTGATCCGTGCGACGACGCCGCGCGTGCTCGCCACCACGCTCACGGCTGCACTGCTCCTGCTCGGCGCCTGCGGCTACGACGAGACCGTGGTCCCGCCGCCGAAGGCGGCAGGGAGCACGCCTGCCGCCGGCACGAAGCCGGTCGAGTGCGACAACCCGACCCAGTCGTACGCGCCGAGCACTGACCGCGGTGCCGCCAGGGCGCAGCTGCTCAACGAGGACCGGCTGGTCGTCGGAGTCTCCGCAGACACCTTCCAGATGGGATGGGCCAATCCCTTCAAGGACAGTGAGATCCAGGGCTTCGACATCGATGTCGCCCAGGCCATCGCCGACGCGCTCGGCGTCGACCTCCAGTTGCGCGTCATCAGCGCGGCCGAGCGTCCCACGCTGCTCGGTGCGACCATCGACGGTGAGACGCACGAGCAGGAGATCGATCTCGTTGCCCGCAACTACACGATGAACTGCACGCGCTGGAGCCAGATCGGCTTCTCCGCCGTCTACTACAACGCGACACAGAAGGTGCTGGTCCGCGAGGACGACGTCGCGGCCTTCGAGAAGAAGGGCGTGAAGTCGCTGTCGGGCAAGAAGGTCTGCGCTCCGGCCGGGTCCACCAGCATCGACAACATCAAGAAGATCCAGCCCGACGTCGTGACGGTGGCGGCAGCCAACCACACGGGATGCCTGGTGAAGTTCCAGCAGGGTGAGGTCGACGCGATCACCGGCGACGACACGGTGCTCGCCGGTCTGGCCGCGCAGGACCCCTATGCCGAGGTTCCCGAGCAGAAGAAGCTCACCGACGAGCCCTACGGCATCGGCGCCAACCAGGACGACGTCGCCCTGATCCGCTTCGTCAACTCCGTCCTCGAGGAGCGGCGCAGCAACGGCGACTGGCAGGCGTCGTACGACGAGTGGCTCGAGCCCTACCTCGGCGACGCGACGCCGCCGACCCCGCAGTACGGCCGGTGA